A window of the Haloarcula rubripromontorii genome harbors these coding sequences:
- a CDS encoding MFS transporter, which produces MATGTGAEEDVDLLDSFRQFFALERDVLVLSLSMLAFSLAFQMTSRYIPEYMRVLGASAGVIGLYGSVGNLISAVYPYPGGAVSDRIGSRLALTVFATLATAGFGIWYLASVVGDIPVGPVTLPAWTLVFVGLFLAQAWKSFGLGATFAIVKQSVPPGRLAMGFASTEMFRRIGFLLGPLAAAALLATTATFVDGFQRVLLVALACGVVATVAQHVLYDASEDTLGKSFEGIDQIRADLRTMPATLRPLLVADTFVRFANGMVYVFFVIVVTEFLSVGFTGFGVQLRPDAFFGVLLGVEMVVAILSMAPVAKLTEWAGLKPAVALGFFVYAVFPLLLIFAPGDQWVLVLLFAFSGLRFAGLPAHKALIVGPAKQDTGGRVTGTYYLLRNTLVIPSAALGGWLYGSEWAVSIGGVVFRAGPELAFGVATVVGLVGVVYFIAFGREFEAYE; this is translated from the coding sequence TTCGCCTTAGAGCGGGACGTGCTCGTGTTGTCGCTGTCCATGCTGGCGTTTAGCCTCGCGTTCCAGATGACCAGCCGGTACATTCCAGAATACATGCGGGTTCTGGGGGCCAGTGCCGGCGTCATCGGCCTGTACGGCAGCGTCGGGAACCTCATCAGCGCGGTGTACCCCTATCCGGGCGGCGCGGTGTCGGACCGCATCGGCTCGCGGCTGGCGCTGACTGTCTTCGCGACGCTGGCGACAGCCGGATTCGGTATCTGGTATCTTGCCTCGGTCGTCGGCGACATCCCGGTCGGCCCGGTGACGCTGCCGGCCTGGACGCTCGTGTTCGTCGGCCTCTTTCTCGCACAGGCCTGGAAGTCCTTCGGGCTGGGTGCGACCTTCGCTATCGTCAAGCAGAGCGTTCCGCCGGGGCGACTGGCGATGGGGTTTGCCAGCACGGAGATGTTCCGCCGCATCGGCTTCCTGCTCGGACCGCTCGCCGCCGCGGCACTGCTTGCGACGACTGCGACCTTCGTCGATGGCTTCCAGCGCGTGCTGCTAGTCGCGCTTGCCTGTGGCGTCGTCGCCACTGTCGCCCAGCACGTCCTCTACGACGCCAGCGAGGACACGCTCGGCAAGTCCTTCGAGGGCATCGACCAGATACGCGCCGACCTGCGGACGATGCCGGCGACGCTCCGGCCGCTGCTGGTCGCCGATACGTTCGTCCGGTTCGCCAACGGCATGGTGTACGTCTTCTTCGTCATCGTCGTCACGGAGTTCCTCTCTGTGGGGTTCACCGGCTTCGGCGTCCAGCTGCGGCCCGACGCGTTCTTTGGCGTCCTGCTGGGCGTCGAGATGGTCGTCGCAATCCTCTCGATGGCCCCCGTCGCAAAGCTCACCGAGTGGGCTGGTCTCAAGCCCGCCGTCGCGCTGGGCTTTTTCGTCTATGCCGTGTTCCCGCTTCTCCTCATTTTCGCGCCGGGCGACCAGTGGGTGCTGGTGCTGTTGTTCGCGTTCTCCGGCCTGCGTTTCGCCGGCCTGCCCGCTCACAAGGCGCTCATCGTCGGCCCGGCAAAACAGGATACTGGCGGCCGCGTCACCGGGACGTACTACCTGCTCCGGAATACGCTGGTCATCCCCAGCGCTGCGCTCGGTGGCTGGCTCTACGGCAGCGAGTGGGCCGTCTCCATCGGTGGCGTCGTGTTCCGGGCCGGCCCGGAACTGGCCTTCGGCGTCGCGACCGTTGTCGGGCTCGTCGGTGTCGTTTACTTCATCGCCTTCGGCCGGGAGTTCGAGGCGTACGAATGA
- the truD gene encoding tRNA pseudouridine(13) synthase TruD, giving the protein MREAHPIERAVGMEYYVSDADGVGGRLRAAPADFRVRELEAFDTEPADADTGAYPHLVFRAELRNWETNDFASKLSDKLGISRERVSWAGTKDKRAVTTQLFSVKGVAAEDLPEIGGTDIEVIGRAGRPILFGDLAGNAFEIVVRDTENTDSAASVVADLEAFASGDDPTAGEGRSSDAALPDGDTTVGVPNYFGQQRFGSRRPVTHEVGLAIARGDWREAVLAYVGNPHEREPESTQAARAYVDETHDWAGALDELPGALGYERSICHRLVENGADEPADFRDALEALPSNLQSLFVNAAQSYVFNRILSERLERGLPFDRPVEGDVVCFRDSDAPEDFPIPDADRTQQVTAKRLSTVERHCERGRAFVTAPLVGTDTELGGGEPGDIAREVLDDVGLEQGDFDLPGAFNSDGTRRAVLLRTDLGVDRDGDDLTFSFSLPKGSYATVLLREFRKGDPDA; this is encoded by the coding sequence ATGCGAGAAGCCCACCCAATCGAGCGAGCGGTCGGCATGGAGTACTACGTCAGCGACGCCGATGGGGTGGGCGGCCGCCTCCGCGCCGCCCCGGCGGACTTCCGCGTTCGGGAGCTGGAGGCGTTCGACACCGAGCCGGCCGACGCCGACACCGGCGCGTACCCCCATCTCGTCTTCCGGGCGGAGCTTCGCAACTGGGAGACCAACGACTTCGCCAGCAAACTGTCGGACAAGCTGGGCATCTCCCGCGAGCGGGTGTCGTGGGCGGGGACGAAGGACAAGCGCGCGGTCACGACCCAGCTGTTCTCGGTGAAAGGCGTCGCGGCCGAGGACCTGCCGGAAATCGGCGGCACGGACATCGAGGTCATCGGCCGTGCCGGCCGCCCGATTCTCTTCGGCGATTTGGCGGGCAACGCCTTCGAAATCGTCGTCCGGGACACCGAGAACACCGACAGCGCCGCCAGCGTGGTGGCGGACCTCGAAGCGTTCGCCAGCGGGGACGACCCGACGGCAGGTGAGGGCCGCTCCAGCGACGCCGCGCTACCGGACGGCGACACGACTGTCGGCGTCCCCAACTACTTCGGCCAGCAGCGGTTCGGGTCGCGCCGGCCGGTCACCCACGAGGTCGGGCTGGCCATCGCCCGCGGCGACTGGCGTGAGGCGGTCCTCGCCTACGTCGGGAACCCCCACGAGCGCGAACCCGAATCGACGCAAGCGGCGCGGGCCTACGTCGACGAAACCCACGACTGGGCCGGCGCGCTGGATGAGCTCCCGGGGGCGCTGGGCTACGAGCGCTCTATCTGTCACCGGCTGGTCGAGAACGGGGCCGACGAGCCAGCGGACTTCCGCGACGCGCTGGAGGCCCTGCCGTCGAACCTCCAGTCGCTGTTTGTCAACGCCGCACAGTCGTACGTCTTCAACCGCATCCTCTCGGAGCGACTGGAGCGGGGCCTGCCCTTCGACCGCCCGGTCGAGGGCGACGTGGTCTGTTTCCGCGACAGCGACGCGCCCGAGGACTTCCCGATTCCCGACGCCGACCGGACCCAGCAGGTCACGGCGAAGCGGCTTTCGACCGTCGAGCGCCACTGCGAACGCGGGCGGGCCTTCGTCACTGCGCCGCTGGTCGGCACCGACACCGAACTCGGCGGCGGCGAGCCGGGCGACATCGCCCGCGAGGTCCTCGACGACGTGGGTCTCGAACAGGGCGATTTCGACCTCCCCGGGGCGTTCAACAGCGACGGGACGCGCCGTGCGGTACTGCTCCGGACCGACCTCGGCGTCGACCGCGACGGCGACGACCTGACGTTCTCCTTCTCGTTGCCCAAGGGGAGCTACGCGACGGTGCTGCTCCGGGAGTTCCGGAAGGGCGACCCGGACGCGTAG
- a CDS encoding phosphoribosyltransferase, producing MGELPDEFSCTITDWEYIYGLCRDVADDVKAAEFEPDVVVALARGGWFGGRCLCDFLGLDDLASLKVEHYVGTAAKGEEAQIKYPLADGAVEGKDVLVVDDIADTGQSIETAAECVRDRNPSSVRTATLQLLQTSDHEPEFVGERLDEWTWVVYPWNFVEDMVELVSGVMEKSDQETHTEADIRRLLREYHGVSRTELEIAQPDRLGEVTTEMERRGVAEAAGDGWRLADD from the coding sequence ATGGGCGAGCTACCGGACGAGTTTTCGTGTACCATCACCGACTGGGAGTACATCTACGGCCTCTGTCGCGACGTGGCCGACGACGTGAAAGCCGCCGAGTTCGAGCCCGACGTGGTCGTCGCGCTGGCACGGGGCGGCTGGTTCGGCGGGCGCTGTCTCTGTGACTTCCTCGGGCTGGACGACCTGGCGAGCCTGAAAGTCGAACACTACGTCGGGACCGCGGCGAAAGGCGAGGAGGCACAGATAAAGTACCCGCTGGCCGACGGCGCGGTCGAGGGCAAGGACGTGCTGGTCGTCGACGACATCGCCGACACCGGCCAGTCAATCGAGACGGCCGCCGAGTGCGTCCGCGACCGCAACCCAAGCAGCGTCCGAACGGCGACGCTCCAGTTGCTCCAGACCAGCGACCACGAACCGGAGTTCGTCGGCGAGCGCCTCGACGAGTGGACCTGGGTCGTCTACCCCTGGAACTTCGTCGAGGACATGGTCGAACTCGTCTCGGGCGTGATGGAAAAGAGCGACCAGGAGACGCACACGGAAGCCGACATCCGCCGCCTGCTGCGGGAGTACCACGGCGTCAGCCGGACGGAACTGGAAATCGCCCAGCCGGACCGACTGGGCGAGGTGACCACGGAGATGGAACGGCGCGGCGTCGCCGAAGCGGCCGGCGACGGCTGGCGACTCGCCGACGACTGA